Proteins from one Gibbsiella quercinecans genomic window:
- the tpiA gene encoding triose-phosphate isomerase translates to MRHPLVMGNWKLNGSAHMVNELVAALRNEVSSIDGCGVAIAPPVMYLDLAKHLLDGSRIALGAQNVDVNLSGAFTGEVSANMLKDVGAKYIIIGHSERRTYHKESDELIAEKFAVLKEAGLVPVLCIGETEAENEAGKTEEVCARQIDAVLKTLGAPALKDSVIAYEPIWAIGTGKSATPAQAQAVHKFIRDHIAKHDAAVAAEIIIQYGGSVNDKNAAELFAQPDIDGALVGGASLKADAFAAIIKAAAAAKKA, encoded by the coding sequence ATGCGTCATCCATTAGTTATGGGTAACTGGAAACTTAACGGCAGCGCTCACATGGTTAACGAGCTGGTCGCCGCCCTGCGTAACGAAGTGAGCAGCATTGACGGCTGTGGCGTTGCCATCGCACCACCGGTGATGTACCTGGATCTGGCTAAACACCTGCTGGACGGTAGCCGTATCGCCCTGGGTGCGCAGAACGTGGACGTTAACCTGTCTGGCGCGTTCACCGGTGAAGTTTCCGCCAACATGCTGAAAGACGTTGGTGCAAAATACATCATCATCGGCCACTCTGAACGCCGCACTTACCACAAAGAAAGCGATGAACTGATTGCTGAGAAATTTGCCGTGCTGAAAGAAGCCGGTCTGGTTCCTGTACTGTGCATCGGCGAAACCGAAGCTGAAAACGAAGCCGGTAAAACCGAAGAAGTCTGCGCACGCCAGATCGACGCCGTGCTGAAAACCCTGGGCGCACCTGCATTGAAAGACAGCGTCATCGCCTATGAGCCAATCTGGGCTATCGGCACCGGGAAATCAGCGACCCCTGCGCAGGCGCAGGCAGTACACAAATTTATCCGCGATCACATCGCTAAACATGACGCAGCCGTTGCCGCTGAAATCATCATTCAGTACGGCGGTTCCGTAAACGACAAAAACGCTGCTGAACTGTTCGCTCAACCGGACATCGACGGTGCGTTGGTTGGCGGCGCTTCACTGAAAGCCGATGCTTTCGCCGCGATCATTAAAGCCGCTGCCGCAGCGAAAAAAGCCTGA
- a CDS encoding DUF1454 family protein: MLKNVTAAVCLLLGTACAWANPPDSAAKAPPTAPYLLAGAPTFDLTVVKFREKYNQDNPTLPIGEFRVVPPSEDDSPLLTRAASKLNENLYASTALEKGTGKIKTLQLTHLPLQGSEEKTARAIAVNYMAALMRQFEPALTIEQSIIKVSSLLEKGKGQHFYQQQIGAIRYVVADNGDQGITFAVEPIKLALSDP; the protein is encoded by the coding sequence ATGCTGAAAAACGTCACTGCCGCCGTCTGTTTGCTGTTAGGAACAGCCTGTGCCTGGGCCAATCCGCCGGATTCGGCCGCCAAGGCACCGCCGACCGCGCCCTATTTGCTGGCCGGCGCGCCAACATTTGATCTGACGGTGGTGAAGTTTCGTGAAAAGTACAACCAGGATAATCCAACCTTGCCGATCGGCGAATTCCGCGTCGTTCCCCCTTCAGAAGATGATTCCCCGCTGCTGACTCGCGCCGCCAGCAAACTGAACGAAAATCTCTACGCGTCGACGGCGCTGGAGAAAGGTACCGGCAAAATCAAAACGCTGCAGTTGACGCATTTGCCGCTGCAAGGCAGCGAGGAAAAAACGGCCCGGGCCATCGCGGTAAACTATATGGCGGCCCTGATGCGTCAGTTTGAACCGGCGCTGACGATTGAGCAAAGTATCATCAAAGTGAGTAGCCTGCTGGAAAAGGGCAAAGGCCAGCATTTTTATCAACAGCAGATCGGCGCCATCCGCTATGTGGTGGCGGATAACGGCGATCAAGGGATAACTTTCGCGGTTGAACCGATTAAGCTCGCGCTATCCGACCCTTGA
- a CDS encoding DUF805 domain-containing protein gives MSLQQWCFSFKGRIGRRDFWIWIAIWCVLMALAFTLANYSLVAIQSVAFFIVALLWPTAAVLVKRLHDRGKAGGWALLLILAWVLAAGNWHMLAPLWQWGVGRFIPAVIFVMMLVDLGAFVGTPGNNRFGPEAEPVRFR, from the coding sequence ATGAGCTTACAGCAGTGGTGCTTTTCATTTAAGGGGCGCATCGGGCGCCGCGATTTTTGGATCTGGATCGCGATATGGTGCGTGCTGATGGCGCTGGCATTTACGCTGGCCAACTATAGCCTGGTTGCGATTCAGTCGGTGGCCTTTTTTATTGTTGCGCTGCTGTGGCCGACGGCGGCGGTGCTGGTGAAACGCCTGCACGATCGCGGTAAAGCGGGCGGATGGGCGTTGCTGCTGATTTTGGCCTGGGTGCTGGCCGCCGGCAATTGGCATATGCTGGCGCCGCTCTGGCAGTGGGGCGTAGGGCGTTTTATCCCGGCGGTGATTTTTGTGATGATGCTGGTCGATCTTGGCGCGTTTGTCGGCACGCCGGGGAATAACCGGTTCGGCCCAGAGGCAGAACCGGTGCGGTTCCGTTGA
- the fpr gene encoding ferredoxin--NADP(+) reductase, with protein sequence MAEWVNGKVIKVERWTDGLFSIIVNAPVDTFTAGQYAKLALDVGGERVQRAYSYVNAPSNPNLEFYLVTVPEGKLSPSLSRLEPGSDILVTKEAAGFFVLDEVPDCETLWMLATGTAIGPYLSILEEGIGLERFKNLVLVHAARYANDLSYLPRMQQLVQRYNGKLRIQSVVSRENAPGALTGRVPALIADGQLEAAVGLPIDAETCHVMLCGNPQMVRDTQQTLKESRGMRKHLRRKPGHITSEHYW encoded by the coding sequence ATGGCTGAATGGGTTAATGGTAAAGTTATCAAAGTGGAAAGGTGGACCGACGGGCTGTTTAGCATCATCGTCAACGCACCGGTCGATACCTTCACCGCAGGGCAATACGCCAAACTGGCGTTGGATGTCGGCGGCGAGCGCGTGCAGCGCGCCTACTCTTATGTCAATGCGCCCAGCAACCCCAACCTGGAGTTCTACCTGGTCACCGTGCCGGAAGGAAAATTAAGCCCCAGTCTAAGCCGGTTAGAGCCAGGTTCGGACATTCTGGTAACCAAAGAAGCCGCCGGTTTCTTTGTGCTGGATGAAGTGCCGGACTGCGAGACGTTATGGATGTTGGCGACCGGCACCGCCATTGGCCCTTACCTGTCGATCCTGGAAGAAGGCATCGGCCTGGAGCGCTTCAAAAATCTGGTGTTGGTGCACGCCGCCCGCTACGCCAACGATCTCAGCTATCTGCCGCGTATGCAGCAACTGGTGCAGCGCTACAACGGCAAGCTACGCATCCAGAGCGTCGTCAGCCGGGAAAACGCCCCCGGCGCGTTGACCGGCCGCGTACCTGCCCTGATCGCCGACGGGCAGTTGGAAGCGGCGGTTGGTTTACCCATTGACGCCGAAACCTGCCACGTGATGCTGTGCGGCAACCCGCAAATGGTGCGCGACACCCAACAAACGCTGAAGGAGAGCCGCGGCATGCGCAAACACCTGCGCCGCAAGCCGGGCCACATCACCAGCGAGCACTACTGGTAA
- the glpX gene encoding class II fructose-bisphosphatase translates to MKRELAIEFSRVTEAAALAGYKWLGRGDKNAADGAAVNAMRIMLNKVDINGCIVIGEGEIDEAPMLYIGEQVGTGQGDAVDIAVDPIEGTRMTAMGQANALAVLAVGDRGTFLHAPDMYMEKLVVGPQARGAINLDLPLEQNLRNIAQQLDKPLAELTVITLAKPRHDGVIAQMQQLGVRVFAIPDGDVAASILTCMPESEVDVMYGIGGAPEGVISAAVIRALDGDMQARLLPRHEVKGDTVENRHIGEQELVRCKEMGIEAGKVLLLDDMARNDNVIFSATGITQGDLLEGITRKGNMATTETLLIRGKSRTIRRIRSTHYLDRKDPALHTFLL, encoded by the coding sequence ATGAAACGTGAATTAGCCATCGAATTCTCCCGCGTAACCGAAGCCGCCGCCCTGGCCGGCTATAAGTGGCTGGGGCGTGGCGATAAGAATGCGGCGGACGGCGCGGCGGTCAACGCCATGCGCATTATGCTCAATAAAGTGGATATCAATGGCTGTATCGTGATCGGCGAGGGAGAGATAGACGAGGCCCCGATGTTGTATATCGGTGAGCAGGTTGGCACGGGCCAGGGCGATGCGGTAGATATCGCCGTAGACCCTATCGAAGGCACGCGCATGACCGCCATGGGGCAAGCCAATGCGCTGGCCGTGCTGGCCGTAGGCGATCGCGGCACATTCCTGCACGCGCCGGATATGTACATGGAAAAACTGGTGGTTGGCCCGCAGGCGCGTGGCGCAATCAATCTGGATCTACCGCTTGAGCAAAACCTACGCAACATCGCGCAGCAACTGGATAAACCGTTGGCGGAACTGACGGTCATTACGCTGGCGAAGCCTCGCCACGATGGCGTGATCGCGCAGATGCAGCAGTTGGGCGTGCGGGTATTTGCTATCCCCGACGGTGATGTGGCGGCCTCTATCCTGACATGTATGCCGGAAAGCGAAGTCGACGTGATGTACGGCATCGGCGGCGCGCCGGAAGGCGTGATCTCCGCCGCGGTGATCCGCGCGCTGGACGGTGACATGCAGGCGCGCCTGTTGCCGCGCCATGAGGTAAAAGGCGACACCGTTGAAAACCGCCACATCGGCGAACAAGAGCTGGTGCGCTGCAAAGAGATGGGGATCGAGGCTGGCAAGGTGCTGCTGTTGGATGACATGGCGCGCAACGACAACGTCATCTTCTCTGCCACCGGCATCACCCAAGGGGATCTGCTGGAAGGCATCACCCGCAAGGGCAACATGGCCACCACGGAAACCCTGTTGATTCGCGGCAAATCCCGCACCATCCGCCGTATCCGCTCCACGCACTATCTGGATCGTAAAGATCCGGCGCTACATACGTTCCTGTTGTAA
- the glpK gene encoding glycerol kinase GlpK: MTAEKKYIVALDQGTTSSRAVVLDHDANIVAVSQREFAQIYPKAGWVEHDPMEIWATQSSTLVEVLAKADIRSDQIAGIGITNQRETTIVWEKDTGKPIYNAIVWQCRRTAEICEKLKRDGLEEYIQHTTGLVVDPYFSGTKVKWILDQVEGARERAKRGELLFGTVDTWLVWKMTQGRVHVTDYTNASRTMLFNIHELDWDERMLEVLDIPRAMLPKVRPSSEIYGQTNIGGKGGTRIPIAGIAGDQQAALYGQLCVQPGMAKNTYGTGCFLLMNTGTEAVRSSHGLLTTIACGPRGEVNYALEGAVFIGGASIQWLRDELKLISDSQDSEYFASKVKDSNGVYVVPAFTGLGAPYWDPYARGAIFGLTRGVNSNHIIRATLESIAYQTRDVLDAMQADADTRLQSLRVDGGAVANNFLMQFQSDILGTRVERPEVREVTALGAAYLAGLAVGYWNDLDEVKSKAIIEREFRPSIETTERNFRYEGWKKAVARAQAWEEHD; this comes from the coding sequence ATGACAGCAGAAAAAAAATACATCGTCGCGCTCGACCAAGGGACCACCAGCTCACGCGCCGTCGTGCTCGATCATGACGCCAATATCGTCGCGGTATCCCAGCGTGAATTCGCGCAGATTTACCCCAAAGCCGGCTGGGTTGAGCACGATCCGATGGAAATCTGGGCCACGCAAAGCTCCACGCTGGTTGAAGTGCTGGCGAAAGCCGACATCCGTTCCGATCAAATCGCCGGTATTGGCATAACCAACCAGCGCGAAACCACCATCGTCTGGGAAAAAGACACCGGCAAACCCATCTACAACGCCATTGTCTGGCAGTGCCGCCGCACCGCTGAAATCTGCGAAAAGCTCAAACGCGACGGCCTGGAAGAGTATATCCAACACACCACCGGCTTGGTGGTGGACCCGTACTTCTCCGGCACTAAAGTGAAATGGATCCTCGATCAGGTTGAAGGCGCCCGTGAACGCGCCAAACGGGGTGAACTGCTGTTCGGCACCGTTGATACCTGGCTGGTGTGGAAAATGACCCAGGGCCGGGTACACGTCACGGACTATACCAATGCTTCACGCACCATGCTGTTCAACATCCATGAACTGGACTGGGATGAGCGCATGCTGGAAGTGCTGGATATTCCACGCGCCATGCTGCCGAAGGTACGGCCGTCTTCCGAAATCTATGGCCAAACCAACATCGGGGGGAAAGGCGGGACGCGTATCCCTATCGCCGGTATCGCCGGCGACCAGCAGGCGGCGCTCTACGGCCAGCTGTGCGTTCAGCCAGGCATGGCAAAAAACACCTATGGCACCGGCTGCTTCCTGCTGATGAACACTGGCACAGAAGCGGTGCGCTCCAGCCACGGCCTGCTGACCACCATTGCCTGCGGCCCGCGCGGCGAAGTGAACTACGCGCTGGAAGGCGCGGTATTCATCGGCGGCGCCTCTATTCAATGGCTGCGTGACGAGCTGAAGCTGATCAGCGACTCGCAGGACTCCGAATACTTCGCCTCCAAGGTTAAAGACAGCAACGGCGTCTACGTGGTGCCGGCCTTCACCGGCCTGGGCGCACCGTATTGGGATCCGTATGCCCGTGGCGCCATCTTTGGCCTGACCCGCGGCGTGAACAGCAACCATATTATCCGCGCCACGCTGGAATCCATCGCCTACCAAACCCGCGACGTGCTGGATGCGATGCAGGCCGATGCCGATACGCGTTTGCAATCGTTGCGCGTAGACGGCGGCGCCGTCGCCAACAACTTCCTGATGCAGTTCCAGTCGGACATCCTTGGTACCCGCGTGGAGCGCCCAGAAGTGCGTGAAGTCACCGCGCTGGGCGCCGCCTACCTGGCCGGCCTGGCGGTGGGCTACTGGAACGATCTGGATGAAGTGAAGAGCAAAGCGATTATTGAGCGCGAATTCCGCCCAAGCATCGAAACCACCGAGCGCAACTTCCGCTACGAAGGCTGGAAAAAAGCCGTCGCGCGCGCGCAGGCGTGGGAAGAACACGACTAA
- a CDS encoding MIP/aquaporin family protein, whose product MSQTTSPTLKGQCIAEFLGTGLLIFFGVGCVAALKLAGASFGQWEISIIWGLGVAMAIYLTAAISGAHLNPAVTIALWLFASFDRRKVLPYIIAQIAGAFCSAALVYGLYYNLFYDFEASHNMVRGSVESLDLAGIFSTYPNAHITVIQAFLVETVITAILMCLILALTDDGNGIPRGPLAPLLIGILIAVIGASMGPLTGFALNPARDLGPKMFAYLAGWGEVAFTGARDIPYFLVPIFGPLVGASLGAFGYRALIGRHLPCDTCVESEETAATKAQQRKA is encoded by the coding sequence ATGAGCCAAACGACTAGTCCGACCCTAAAAGGCCAATGTATCGCAGAATTCCTCGGTACTGGCTTGTTGATTTTCTTTGGCGTTGGCTGTGTTGCTGCACTGAAGCTGGCTGGCGCCAGCTTCGGCCAATGGGAAATCAGTATCATCTGGGGCCTTGGCGTTGCCATGGCCATCTACCTGACCGCGGCAATTTCCGGCGCCCACCTCAACCCGGCAGTCACCATCGCCCTGTGGTTGTTCGCCAGTTTTGATCGCCGTAAGGTTCTCCCCTACATCATCGCGCAGATTGCCGGCGCCTTCTGCTCCGCGGCGCTGGTTTATGGGCTTTACTACAATCTGTTCTATGATTTTGAAGCCAGCCATAACATGGTGCGCGGCAGCGTAGAAAGCCTCGATCTGGCCGGTATCTTCTCAACCTACCCGAACGCCCATATCACGGTCATTCAGGCATTCCTGGTAGAAACCGTGATCACCGCCATTCTGATGTGCCTGATCCTGGCGCTGACGGATGACGGCAACGGCATCCCTCGCGGCCCGTTGGCGCCATTATTGATCGGTATTCTGATTGCCGTTATCGGCGCCTCCATGGGACCATTGACCGGTTTTGCGCTCAACCCGGCGCGTGACCTTGGCCCGAAAATGTTCGCCTATCTGGCGGGCTGGGGGGAAGTGGCATTCACCGGTGCGCGTGATATTCCTTACTTCCTGGTACCTATCTTCGGCCCGCTCGTCGGCGCCAGCCTGGGTGCCTTTGGTTACCGTGCACTGATCGGCCGTCATTTGCCTTGTGATACCTGCGTGGAGAGCGAAGAAACCGCCGCCACCAAGGCACAGCAGCGCAAAGCGTAA